In Candidatus Latescibacter sp., a single genomic region encodes these proteins:
- a CDS encoding TrkA family potassium uptake protein: MKRFLVVGLGLFGAELARTLHAKGAEVIGIDSNMEIIESMKDELTSAVNVDCTNEEALRGLNLENIDAAIVAIGEDREVSILATAILKDLGIENIIARRKGDIHRKILEKVGATRIISPEINIADQLARNLISPGLLEHIALPDGHTIFQVEARSEFYNKTLIELDFRRNFGLLVVGIQRKITNISENGEVYYETQTISLPSATEPIKPDDILVLVGMQKDIEKFLAEE; this comes from the coding sequence ATGAAGCGTTTCCTCGTAGTGGGATTGGGTCTATTCGGTGCTGAACTGGCCAGAACCTTGCATGCGAAGGGGGCAGAAGTCATAGGTATTGACAGCAACATGGAAATTATCGAGAGTATGAAAGACGAACTTACCAGCGCGGTGAATGTGGACTGTACGAATGAGGAAGCGCTGCGTGGTTTGAATCTCGAAAACATCGATGCCGCCATTGTTGCTATCGGAGAGGACCGTGAGGTCAGCATTCTTGCCACTGCCATTCTCAAGGATCTGGGGATTGAAAATATAATCGCGCGCCGGAAAGGAGATATACACCGCAAGATACTGGAAAAGGTGGGCGCCACTCGTATTATCTCCCCGGAAATAAACATTGCAGACCAGCTTGCACGCAATCTCATTTCTCCCGGACTCCTTGAGCACATTGCCCTTCCGGACGGTCATACCATATTCCAGGTAGAAGCGCGTTCGGAATTCTATAACAAGACACTTATCGAGCTTGATTTCCGCAGGAATTTCGGTCTTCTGGTGGTAGGTATACAGAGGAAAATTACCAACATTTCCGAAAATGGTGAAGTGTATTATGAAACACAAACCATCAGCCTTCCTTCAGCCACAGAACCGATCAAACCGGATGATATTCTGGTGTTGGTGGGCATGCAGAAAGACATAGAGAAATTTCTGGCGGAGGAGTGA
- a CDS encoding carbon-nitrogen hydrolase family protein, translating to MKIALLQMDSNQKDIEGNLNKIISRIEGAAKEGANLMVSCEMGLSAFLFSRGEYLELAQTIPGPATEAVGAAARKANAYVIFGLPEKDGANLHNSLAVLGPKGNLVACYRKMHLWLSENQTFERGNDLCLFDTEFGKIGSTICYDIMYPELFRALAAAGAGIITHSTGMVTTEDCDKFGWDSNLYNSFVRVRAWENQVYIPSCNRCGNDQFLYFLANSCVGTPWGTLADKLGDAEGTLLVTTDFARLDEWKKIAPYWEDRRADLYGKFLDF from the coding sequence ATGAAAATCGCTCTACTACAGATGGACTCGAATCAGAAAGACATCGAGGGAAATCTTAACAAGATCATCAGCCGTATAGAGGGCGCCGCCAAAGAGGGCGCCAATCTCATGGTATCCTGCGAGATGGGCCTTTCAGCTTTCCTTTTCTCAAGGGGGGAGTATCTTGAACTCGCACAGACCATACCTGGACCGGCCACCGAAGCGGTAGGGGCGGCTGCCAGAAAAGCGAATGCCTATGTAATATTCGGACTTCCGGAAAAGGACGGCGCTAACCTGCACAATTCGCTCGCCGTGCTTGGACCGAAAGGGAATCTGGTTGCCTGCTACCGCAAGATGCACCTCTGGCTCTCCGAGAACCAGACATTCGAAAGAGGCAACGATCTCTGCCTCTTCGATACCGAATTCGGTAAAATCGGCAGTACGATCTGCTATGATATCATGTATCCGGAATTGTTCCGCGCCCTGGCCGCCGCGGGCGCCGGAATCATCACGCATTCCACCGGCATGGTGACCACCGAAGATTGCGACAAATTCGGCTGGGATTCGAACCTTTATAATTCCTTTGTCCGGGTCAGAGCATGGGAGAACCAGGTCTACATACCGAGCTGCAACCGATGCGGCAACGATCAGTTCCTTTATTTCCTCGCCAATTCCTGCGTGGGAACCCCCTGGGGAACCCTGGCCGACAAGCTTGGCGATGCGGAAGGAACTCTTCTGGTAACCACCGATTTCGCCCGGCTGGATGAATGGAAAAAGATTGCGCCTTACTGGGAAGACCGACGGGCCGACCTTTATGGGAAGTTTCTGGATTTTTAA
- a CDS encoding 2-hydroxyacyl-CoA dehydratase family protein encodes MERIKHRCSRVSRIGITTTVPSEVIWAAGMIPVDLNNLFITSGHRDRYIKAAEHEGYPRNICGWIKGIYGTLAVDAGIDTVIGVTQGDCSNTHALMETLRLRNIRTIPFAYPYDRDPETLCREIGRLASELGTTIPDAEEVCAALEPLRRKLDRLDEMTWKENRIRGQENHFWLVSSSDFNGDRQEYEAKLDCFLAEASGRIPFCEPVRLAFIGVPPILDDFYDVAEEYGARFVFNEVQRQFSMPDRKGGLVHQYRAYTYPYDIFHRLSFILPELELRGVHGVIHYVQSFCHRQIEDLILRKKIPLPVLTIEGDQPGRVDERTRIRLQAFVELLGDRIKKQ; translated from the coding sequence ATGGAAAGGATAAAACATAGATGTTCGCGTGTTTCCCGCATCGGTATTACCACAACCGTTCCCTCTGAGGTCATCTGGGCGGCCGGCATGATACCGGTCGATCTCAATAACCTGTTTATCACTTCCGGCCACCGCGACCGGTACATCAAAGCTGCTGAACATGAAGGGTATCCCCGTAATATCTGCGGGTGGATCAAGGGAATCTACGGTACTCTCGCCGTGGATGCCGGCATCGATACCGTCATCGGGGTAACTCAGGGCGACTGCTCCAATACCCATGCCCTCATGGAAACCCTCCGGCTCAGAAATATCCGCACCATTCCCTTTGCCTACCCCTATGACCGCGATCCGGAAACTCTCTGCCGTGAAATCGGCCGTCTGGCCTCCGAGTTGGGGACCACCATACCTGACGCCGAAGAAGTATGCGCCGCTTTGGAGCCGCTGCGCCGGAAACTCGACCGTTTGGATGAAATGACCTGGAAAGAAAACCGTATTCGCGGGCAGGAAAACCATTTCTGGCTTGTTTCCTCCAGCGATTTCAACGGCGACCGGCAGGAATATGAGGCGAAACTCGACTGTTTCCTGGCCGAAGCGTCAGGCCGCATCCCTTTCTGTGAACCGGTGCGGCTGGCTTTTATAGGAGTTCCTCCCATACTTGACGACTTCTATGATGTTGCGGAGGAGTACGGAGCGCGGTTCGTGTTCAACGAAGTGCAGCGGCAGTTCTCCATGCCGGACAGGAAAGGCGGGCTTGTCCATCAGTACCGGGCATATACGTACCCCTATGATATCTTCCACCGCCTTTCCTTTATCCTTCCCGAGCTGGAACTTCGCGGAGTTCATGGGGTCATTCATTATGTCCAGAGCTTCTGCCACCGTCAGATCGAGGATTTGATCCTTCGGAAAAAGATCCCGCTCCCGGTGCTTACTATCGAGGGGGATCAGCCGGGGAGGGTGGATGAGCGTACCAGGATTCGTCTCCAGGCCTTTGTGGAGCTCCTGGGGGACAGGATAAAAAAACAATGA
- a CDS encoding HAMP domain-containing protein, with protein sequence MADARGKDKLIGWIKTSLGHFSIRGRIALAILLTFVLVLPAVSLSLIYLTNLISSMTVITEQDVRLGRMANDLSFTMIDMQRYEKNYRIFGSKVEHDTIQHLIAYSDSVIQGALKIAPESEKGIFNEITQKLSDYQSSFKMLTVQISENPPEKRIEGIRIRLNQDFGDFETRYRKIQSELGQMTQSVARDSVLAEAARFIDVFSINQIVNFNTTAGVPIEASFIQISLDKARQEFLEKAHQLEAINWSNMQIHKEDSLKVEARAKRNIISILLLTGIICFFMIVMLPVYIVRPITSLSAMLRRSPEGDFEIPAIIKSHDEIGELAASYTGVIERLRQHDDLKTKKIASQKRFIDRLLENLTVPVCILTKNLTAPYYNALFANLFGASVFSKAPEGGLDITHIPEMHEFTEEVRKRSVQPSNEFTFSVTVPNGNQVNFKGRLVRNSVMNLESIVIVGASDKNGKDKT encoded by the coding sequence ATGGCGGATGCTCGGGGAAAAGATAAACTTATTGGATGGATCAAGACTTCCCTGGGACATTTTTCCATCCGGGGAAGAATTGCCCTTGCCATCCTTTTAACCTTTGTTCTGGTCCTTCCCGCGGTATCTCTCTCCCTTATCTACCTGACTAATCTCATTTCCAGTATGACAGTTATTACCGAGCAGGATGTACGGCTGGGGAGGATGGCGAACGACCTGTCCTTCACCATGATCGATATGCAGCGCTATGAAAAGAATTACCGGATTTTCGGAAGCAAAGTCGAGCATGACACTATTCAGCATTTGATCGCTTATTCCGATTCGGTAATCCAGGGCGCCCTGAAAATCGCGCCCGAATCCGAAAAGGGGATATTCAACGAAATAACCCAAAAGCTCTCCGATTATCAGAGCAGCTTCAAAATGCTCACTGTGCAAATTTCCGAAAATCCGCCGGAGAAAAGAATTGAAGGAATTCGAATACGGCTCAATCAGGATTTCGGCGATTTTGAAACTCGATACCGGAAAATTCAATCAGAGCTCGGGCAGATGACTCAATCCGTGGCAAGGGATTCTGTTCTCGCTGAGGCCGCCAGATTCATCGACGTGTTCTCCATTAACCAGATCGTAAATTTCAATACTACTGCCGGTGTGCCGATAGAAGCTTCCTTCATTCAGATCAGTCTGGACAAGGCCCGCCAGGAATTTCTGGAAAAAGCGCATCAGCTTGAAGCGATCAACTGGTCGAACATGCAGATTCACAAGGAAGACAGCCTCAAAGTTGAAGCTCGGGCAAAACGGAACATTATTTCCATTCTTCTTTTGACCGGCATTATCTGCTTCTTCATGATTGTCATGCTGCCGGTATACATCGTCCGGCCCATTACCAGCCTGAGCGCCATGCTCCGCAGATCGCCGGAGGGAGATTTCGAAATACCCGCCATCATCAAATCCCACGATGAGATTGGAGAGCTTGCCGCCAGTTATACCGGGGTGATCGAGCGGCTGCGTCAGCACGATGATCTGAAAACCAAAAAAATCGCCTCTCAAAAACGGTTTATAGACCGCCTCCTGGAAAACCTCACCGTTCCGGTTTGTATCCTGACGAAAAATCTGACCGCACCGTATTACAACGCGCTATTCGCAAATCTCTTCGGGGCTTCTGTTTTTTCGAAAGCTCCCGAGGGCGGCCTCGATATCACCCATATTCCGGAGATGCACGAGTTCACCGAGGAAGTACGAAAACGGAGCGTCCAGCCGAGCAATGAGTTCACCTTTTCCGTCACCGTTCCGAATGGGAATCAGGTCAATTTCAAAGGGCGCCTTGTGCGCAACAGCGTCATGAATCTGGAATCTATTGTCATAGTCGGGGCTTCAGACAAGAATGGAAAGGATAAAACATAG
- a CDS encoding prepilin-type N-terminal cleavage/methylation domain-containing protein, producing MHRPEQLKGVTMSPLVCSFSQNPADKTGEKGMTLVELLVSMTIGIILITLTFGFFSTQTNSLNENRQTAEMQQELRWAMQYVSDHLRLAGNAAPSTSGWQVIENFDGSGNASDSLSVLGSYRSLVVNTTQTMGNEGSQIKCSSVEGINEGDLIVISDGTFSELFMVTNIQGDHLYHGASPPWNDTNKLLHSYTGGSTITSVSYYSFFIRTDDQGHPNLMVKTQAYPPQILGGDIENFQIRFKMKSGSWQNTVAASEVYDIRQIEITLRARSPQPLRNYLDPVYGDAYKRVELKSMVIPKNLIVI from the coding sequence ATGCATCGACCAGAGCAACTGAAAGGTGTGACCATGAGTCCTCTTGTCTGCTCATTTTCCCAAAATCCTGCGGATAAAACCGGCGAAAAAGGGATGACCCTTGTGGAGCTTCTTGTCTCCATGACAATCGGAATTATCCTTATCACGTTGACATTCGGGTTCTTCTCCACGCAGACGAACAGCCTCAATGAGAATCGTCAAACCGCCGAAATGCAGCAGGAGCTGCGGTGGGCGATGCAATACGTGTCCGATCACTTAAGACTGGCCGGGAATGCCGCCCCGTCAACCAGCGGGTGGCAGGTGATCGAGAATTTCGACGGCTCAGGCAATGCATCGGATTCACTTTCTGTGCTGGGTAGCTACCGCTCACTCGTGGTTAATACCACGCAGACTATGGGCAACGAGGGATCCCAGATCAAGTGCAGCTCGGTGGAAGGTATCAATGAGGGTGACCTGATTGTGATCTCGGACGGCACTTTTTCGGAGCTGTTTATGGTGACGAACATTCAGGGGGATCATCTTTACCATGGGGCATCCCCGCCCTGGAATGACACCAACAAACTCCTCCACAGCTATACGGGAGGAAGCACCATCACATCAGTTTCCTATTACAGCTTTTTTATTAGAACCGACGATCAGGGTCATCCCAACCTGATGGTCAAAACCCAGGCCTATCCTCCGCAGATCCTGGGCGGGGACATTGAAAATTTCCAGATACGGTTCAAAATGAAAAGCGGCTCATGGCAAAACACGGTCGCAGCCAGCGAAGTGTATGATATCCGCCAGATAGAAATCACCTTGCGTGCACGGTCGCCTCAGCCATTGAGGAACTATCTCGATCCGGTGTATGGCGATGCATATAAACGGGTCGAGTTGAAGAGCATGGTTATTCCCAAAAACCTTAT
- a CDS encoding prepilin-type N-terminal cleavage/methylation domain-containing protein codes for MAVKFGNERGFTMVEILIVMVILGILATLAVPNISQLFKKDKLRASTTSVTSSLYLARMKAVNDGAPYGVKFNIDGTFYVASDPKTTPQIKGSLYRLEKGVAFGSNTFINQLAIFNEYGQLDKSCLATGNMTGTVVITNGTIDSTKVEVTFISGRIRETNK; via the coding sequence GTGGCTGTAAAATTCGGCAATGAGCGTGGATTCACCATGGTCGAGATCCTGATCGTCATGGTCATTCTCGGAATACTGGCCACACTCGCGGTCCCCAATATCAGTCAGCTTTTCAAAAAGGACAAACTGCGCGCCAGCACTACCTCGGTCACTTCATCCCTTTACCTGGCGCGGATGAAGGCGGTCAATGACGGGGCGCCATACGGGGTCAAGTTCAATATTGACGGGACTTTTTACGTGGCAAGCGATCCGAAAACTACTCCCCAGATCAAAGGATCCCTCTATAGACTGGAAAAAGGAGTTGCCTTCGGCTCGAATACCTTTATAAACCAGCTTGCGATTTTCAACGAATACGGTCAGCTTGACAAATCATGCCTTGCAACGGGAAATATGACCGGAACCGTAGTGATCACCAATGGAACGATAGATTCAACGAAAGTGGAGGTCACCTTCATTTCGGGAAGAATCCGGGAGACTAACAAGTGA
- a CDS encoding TrkH family potassium uptake protein translates to MPAHVTSRILAHLYSLLAVLSFLGVIDTVLVRGFMFPETSILQIITRTGYSAVIVLYIIWTAGSFVKSGWNVRKMFPDIFLSLILLGMVFPVYIGGSIVSFRIMLSLMTAFFRTTGLTTLLEIIRINPARLLLLSFFGGIMAGTLLLMLPASTADHQGASFVDAFFTSSSALCVTGLVVKDTGTYFSGFGQAVILILIQTGGLGIMTLSTLYTILLGRRLGWKQEEHMREIMESATAPQMYRLIVNIVSVTLFFEFLGGIILYFHWLPGMGSFQATWNAVFHCISAFCNAGFSLFPDNLMGSVGDFTVNSVIMILVVFGGLGFIVIDDILANTRRFNPLTIRWSRLKVHTRLVIITTLILIVAGTLTLFFFEFDNTMLHLSTLDKLQAALFQSITCRTAGYNTLDIAAFQDVSLFICILLMFIGGSPASTAGGIKTSTLAVLVLSVRTLLHARDKVEVYNRSIPNQTIYKSIAILLFSTSFIIIFTSILLVTQKGEFLRIIFEAVSAIGTVGLTAGMTPHLDSTGKLLIGILMYVGRVGPLTIALALGEPRKVTVEFPSTRIVVG, encoded by the coding sequence ATGCCCGCACATGTTACCAGCCGTATCCTTGCCCATCTCTATTCCCTTCTCGCTGTACTGTCGTTTCTCGGCGTTATCGATACAGTCCTGGTGCGGGGCTTCATGTTCCCTGAAACCAGTATCCTCCAGATTATAACCCGCACAGGATACAGCGCTGTCATCGTTCTCTACATAATCTGGACTGCCGGCAGCTTTGTGAAATCGGGATGGAATGTGCGAAAAATGTTCCCGGACATTTTCCTGTCGCTCATTCTCCTGGGAATGGTTTTCCCGGTTTATATAGGAGGGAGCATCGTTTCTTTCCGGATAATGCTCTCTCTCATGACCGCTTTTTTCCGCACCACCGGCTTAACCACACTGCTCGAAATAATCCGGATCAATCCTGCCAGGCTCCTGCTCCTCTCATTTTTCGGCGGCATTATGGCCGGAACCCTGCTCCTCATGCTTCCCGCCTCGACCGCCGATCATCAGGGGGCGAGTTTTGTAGACGCCTTCTTTACATCCTCTTCGGCGCTCTGCGTGACCGGTCTTGTGGTGAAAGATACCGGCACGTACTTTTCAGGTTTTGGCCAGGCGGTTATCCTTATTCTTATTCAAACAGGCGGTTTGGGGATCATGACCCTGTCCACACTGTATACCATACTTCTGGGCAGAAGGCTGGGGTGGAAACAGGAAGAACACATGCGTGAAATCATGGAATCCGCCACAGCTCCTCAGATGTACCGCCTGATAGTCAATATTGTCAGCGTCACGCTTTTCTTTGAATTTCTCGGCGGTATTATTCTCTACTTCCACTGGCTTCCCGGCATGGGCTCCTTCCAGGCTACCTGGAACGCGGTATTTCACTGTATTTCGGCATTCTGCAACGCAGGTTTCAGCCTTTTCCCGGACAATCTCATGGGATCGGTGGGGGATTTCACGGTTAATTCAGTTATCATGATTCTTGTTGTTTTTGGCGGGCTCGGTTTCATCGTCATTGATGATATCCTTGCGAATACCCGCAGGTTCAACCCTTTAACCATACGCTGGTCGCGGCTCAAAGTGCATACCAGGCTGGTAATCATCACTACCCTCATACTGATTGTCGCCGGCACATTGACCCTGTTCTTTTTTGAGTTTGACAACACCATGCTGCACCTTTCAACACTGGACAAACTTCAGGCTGCCCTGTTTCAGTCCATCACCTGCCGTACCGCCGGGTACAATACACTTGACATTGCCGCTTTTCAGGATGTAAGTCTGTTTATCTGCATCTTGCTCATGTTCATAGGGGGTTCTCCCGCTTCAACCGCCGGCGGTATTAAAACATCCACCCTTGCCGTTCTGGTCCTTTCTGTACGAACTCTCCTGCATGCCCGTGACAAGGTGGAGGTGTATAATCGCTCCATTCCCAACCAGACCATCTATAAATCCATTGCCATCCTTCTCTTCTCAACCTCTTTCATCATCATTTTCACCAGCATTCTTTTGGTGACCCAGAAAGGCGAGTTCCTGAGAATCATCTTTGAGGCCGTTTCCGCCATCGGCACTGTCGGGCTTACCGCAGGTATGACCCCGCATCTGGATTCGACAGGGAAATTGCTTATCGGTATTCTCATGTATGTAGGGAGGGTGGGACCGCTGACTATTGCTCTCGCTCTCGGAGAACCTCGTAAAGTAACAGTGGAATTCCCCTCCACGAGAATTGTGGTTGGGTAA